The window AGTGGTCAAAAAACCCCGTGCGAAGGCTGCTTTTAAGACCTGTGATAGTACGCATTAGGGTGAAAATATCAGCCCCCTCAAAAACCTGTGATATGTCTGACATAGAGGGCCAAGAGGAACATCCGCAAATAAGAAGTAAATAAAATAAATCTAAGGGTGGTTATATACTTGTTTACATTCCAAACTTTCAGAAACGAGGCGCCCAAGAAAAATTGCAAACGGCGCAATATCCTGTTCCACACTCCCGCTTTCCAACGCATTCATATAGTCGTCTCGTTTTTCAAGTGGAATAACGGTCCAGGGGTACCCGCCCGCAGCGAGCATCACGTTCATAAGAAATCTTCCAATACGGCCATTGCCATCCATGTACGGATGGATATATACGAACACGAAGTGCCCCA is drawn from Candidatus Desulfatibia profunda and contains these coding sequences:
- a CDS encoding Fic family protein; amino-acid sequence: GHFVFVYIHPYMDGNGRIGRFLMNVMLAAGGYPWTVIPLEKRDDYMNALESGSVEQDIAPFAIFLGRLVSESLECKQVYNHP